Proteins co-encoded in one Flavobacteriales bacterium genomic window:
- a CDS encoding carotenoid biosynthesis protein: MNYSKVNISIVVLFIFHTVGVIGLSSAYQDLFLTLTPLNLLLSLGLFIWANNDFSIQFYKVISILFALGFLVEVLGVNTGVLFGEYTYGATLGFKLLNTPLMIGVNWILLSLSTFAVCSYFLKKQLPIILLSSLLMVLMDVLIEPIAITLDFWTWTAGDIPLQNYVMWFFISLIMNSIISYNRLKLDYRVSFGLLLSQILFFTLLSLSL, encoded by the coding sequence ATGAATTATTCTAAAGTCAATATTAGTATTGTTGTCCTATTCATCTTCCATACAGTTGGTGTAATAGGCTTGTCTTCAGCTTATCAAGATTTATTTTTAACGCTTACCCCTCTAAATCTTTTGCTTTCTCTTGGGTTATTTATTTGGGCAAATAATGACTTTTCTATCCAATTTTATAAAGTTATATCTATCCTATTTGCATTAGGATTTTTGGTTGAGGTATTAGGAGTAAATACAGGCGTTTTATTTGGAGAATATACCTATGGAGCAACTCTTGGCTTTAAGCTTTTAAATACGCCATTAATGATTGGTGTGAATTGGATATTGTTGTCACTATCTACGTTTGCAGTATGCAGTTACTTTCTTAAAAAACAGTTGCCAATCATATTACTATCCTCTTTGTTGATGGTGCTTATGGATGTTTTGATTGAGCCAATAGCGATAACTTTGGATTTTTGGACTTGGACAGCAGGTGATATACCACTGCAAAATTATGTTATGTGGTTTTTTATTTCTTTAATTATGAACTCAATCATAAGTTATAATCGTCTTAAGCTAGATTATAGAGTCTCTTTCGGATTGTTGTTGTCACAAATTTTATTTTTCACCTTACTATCTTTGAGTTTGTAA
- a CDS encoding lycopene cyclase domain-containing protein — MEFLEHKFFYFILLTFTISYPLAQSFERRLQFHTKWRQIILSSLVMMLLFIPWDIWFTRENVWAFSKDYTIGFNIFSLPIEEWLFFLVVPFSCVFIFEVLNYFFRKDLDSKPYQFISILLAIALLVFSVIYSDRLYTLVCFTLTSLALFILAIHNPKWIGLFFRAFLVSFIPFILINGFLTGSFTDLPVVSYNPSEIIGIRLLNIPIEDSMYCLLMLLIVIAFYNKS; from the coding sequence ATGGAATTTCTAGAGCATAAATTTTTCTATTTTATTTTATTGACGTTTACTATTTCCTATCCACTGGCACAGAGTTTTGAAAGGCGACTGCAATTTCACACCAAGTGGCGTCAAATTATACTATCCTCATTGGTGATGATGCTTCTTTTTATTCCTTGGGATATTTGGTTTACAAGAGAAAATGTTTGGGCGTTTAGTAAAGATTATACAATAGGGTTCAATATATTTTCATTACCTATTGAGGAATGGTTATTCTTCTTAGTTGTGCCATTTTCATGTGTGTTTATTTTTGAGGTGTTAAATTATTTTTTCAGAAAAGATTTAGACTCAAAACCCTATCAATTTATCTCCATTTTATTGGCAATAGCTTTGTTAGTATTTAGCGTAATCTATTCCGATAGGCTGTATACCTTAGTATGTTTTACCTTAACTTCACTTGCCTTATTTATACTAGCTATTCATAATCCAAAATGGATTGGATTGTTTTTCAGAGCCTTTCTAGTATCTTTTATTCCATTTATCTTAATCAATGGGTTTTTGACGGGAAGTTTTACTGACCTTCCAGTTGTAAGTTATAACCCTTCTGAAATAATAGGAATTCGCCTGTTAAATATCCCCATTGAAGACAGCATGTACTGTTTGTTAATGCTTTTGATTGTAATAGCCTTTTATAATAAGTCGTAG